The Fulvivirga ligni genome window below encodes:
- a CDS encoding fibronectin type III domain-containing protein — translation MSRFSYILTLLAVLIFSGAYAQEELQMLGKEGEKEILLRWAPPSPASWELLNKYGYSLVRYTVSRDGKILSTPEEFIINNNLHPDSVALGKNIDTDDEAAVAAQAIYGDGFQLSENFSNDIMQVVNKATELEQRYSFALFVADQSFNVAKMSGLAYTDNQIKANEKYLYRIQSNVPDSIMQIGYGKVYLTSREVPPLPKPTGIKETSNGSSVMIRWDKALFDKVYNSYYIERSENGGAFGQIFDLPYLNTESSAGQSEYFYFSDSINVDNKYAYRLRGKTPFSELGPYSDTVIVEANISFDYPVNITSHSISKAGAVDLNWVFPDSLEVFIEQFQVERATAASGDYTIIKKDLSVNRRSYTDTTPLSTAYYRVAYLSNNKLKHSFPYLVQLQDSIPPAPPKNLTAVIDTIGNVTLKWDENTEADLLGYKVYRSNFKNSEFGEVTTATIGHNTFIDSIRLDNLSKKIYYKVEALDNRFNRSEYSDWVEVTKPDILPPTKPVFTDYKVKGDSVYLTWQRSWSKDVKQYVLYRKEGNINNWLQLNSVDSKASNYVDVLKSTNQEYEYTLVAVDSSNNESEPAAIIRIASESKSYPPVSNLKYKIDNVSKTITLTWKYEPNDDIEGFRIYRKVGDGKMGLLTTVGGQNKEFTEDLIQQGLTYGIMTLYSNGAHSEILILKAN, via the coding sequence ATGAGTAGGTTTAGCTATATCCTTACATTACTAGCAGTATTAATTTTTTCAGGAGCTTATGCTCAAGAAGAACTTCAAATGCTCGGAAAAGAAGGGGAGAAGGAGATACTTTTAAGGTGGGCGCCCCCAAGTCCTGCTTCATGGGAGTTATTAAATAAATATGGCTATTCTTTAGTAAGATATACCGTGTCAAGAGATGGTAAGATTCTTTCAACGCCTGAGGAGTTTATAATTAATAATAATTTACACCCAGACAGTGTTGCTTTAGGCAAGAATATCGATACCGACGACGAAGCTGCTGTAGCTGCACAGGCTATTTATGGAGATGGTTTTCAATTATCAGAAAACTTTTCTAACGACATTATGCAGGTGGTCAACAAGGCGACCGAATTAGAACAGAGATACTCTTTTGCATTATTTGTGGCAGATCAGTCTTTTAATGTAGCGAAAATGTCAGGCTTGGCGTACACTGATAATCAGATTAAAGCAAATGAGAAATATCTCTATCGTATTCAATCTAATGTGCCGGATTCAATTATGCAGATTGGATACGGAAAAGTTTATTTAACTTCTCGGGAGGTACCTCCTTTGCCCAAGCCGACAGGAATCAAGGAAACCTCCAATGGTAGTTCAGTGATGATAAGATGGGATAAGGCCCTGTTTGATAAGGTTTATAATAGCTATTATATTGAGAGGTCAGAGAATGGAGGAGCTTTTGGCCAGATATTCGATTTGCCCTATTTAAATACCGAAAGTTCTGCCGGTCAATCAGAATATTTCTATTTTTCCGATTCCATAAATGTTGATAACAAATACGCATACAGACTTAGAGGGAAAACACCTTTTTCCGAATTGGGCCCGTACTCTGATACAGTCATAGTTGAAGCAAATATTAGCTTTGATTATCCGGTTAACATAACATCTCATTCTATAAGTAAGGCCGGTGCTGTAGATCTAAACTGGGTTTTTCCAGATTCTTTAGAAGTTTTTATTGAACAGTTTCAAGTTGAAAGAGCCACAGCTGCCAGTGGAGATTATACAATAATTAAAAAAGATCTCTCCGTTAATCGAAGATCTTATACTGATACTACTCCGTTAAGTACGGCTTATTATAGAGTTGCTTATTTAAGTAATAATAAGCTGAAGCACTCATTTCCATATTTAGTGCAGTTACAAGATAGTATTCCACCAGCACCACCAAAAAATTTAACGGCGGTAATCGATACCATCGGAAATGTAACTTTAAAATGGGATGAGAATACAGAAGCCGACTTGCTAGGTTATAAAGTATACCGATCTAACTTTAAAAACAGTGAATTTGGAGAAGTTACAACCGCCACCATAGGCCATAATACCTTTATAGACAGTATCCGACTAGATAATTTATCCAAAAAGATCTATTACAAAGTTGAAGCCCTAGATAATAGATTTAATAGATCAGAATATAGTGATTGGGTTGAAGTGACTAAACCTGATATTCTCCCTCCAACCAAACCAGTATTTACAGATTACAAAGTCAAAGGAGATTCGGTGTATTTGACATGGCAGAGAAGCTGGAGTAAGGATGTAAAACAATATGTGCTGTATAGAAAAGAGGGGAATATAAATAATTGGCTCCAACTGAACTCGGTGGATAGCAAAGCATCTAATTATGTTGATGTTTTAAAATCAACCAATCAGGAATATGAATACACACTTGTAGCTGTAGACAGTAGCAATAACGAGTCTGAACCAGCGGCTATAATCCGCATAGCTTCAGAAAGTAAGAGCTATCCACCAGTCAGCAATTTAAAGTATAAAATAGACAATGTAAGTAAAACTATAACACTAACGTGGAAGTATGAACCTAATGATGATATTGAAGGTTTCCGGATTTACAGGAAAGTAGGTGATGGAAAGATGGGGCTTTTGACAACTGTTGGAGGTCAGAATAAAGAGTTTACAGAAGATCTAATACAGCAAGGTCTTACTTATGGCATAATGACCTTATATAGCAATGGGGCCCATTCTGAAATTCTGATATTAAAGGCGAACTAA